ATCAGGAGGATGTCTGACAAATGAAACGTCATTCATAGAAACATACAACATAGACTTCAATGGGAAAACAAAGTAGCAATGCAgtatatcaaaataaaaactgaaaaacaatggatttttttacaTGATGGTCAAAGCAAAGTCACAGTATAAGTAACCATACAAACATGCTTAATGTACTGAATACAAATAAGCAAGATCAATACAGAATCATGAGTGAATATCattttgatacagtaaatagtATGAATCCACTCATATTCACACCACTTACCAGAGTTCAAAGACATCAACTatgaatataattatttatgaGGAAATTAAGATCTAGCAGGGCAAATCCAACACTGGAACTTATGACAACACGATGTGACAAAAAATTGGTTCCCTTTAAGTGTATAGCTTATGagtgtaattatttttccatatactgtttttatttttagcatgCTGTAGCTtggaaaaatattcattaaatatattttgattacAAGCAAAAGGCAAGAGGACTTCCTCCAAAACAGAGCACACTTGGAAAAGTTTCATATTTCGGTACTGTTAAGAACCAGGCCACACTGGGCCAAAGTACTTCTGAGGTCTCCACCAGGCAGTTTTCATATCTTACTGAAACATGCAGACAATCAGGTTTGCAAAATATGATGGATGTTAATATGTGGATGAGCTATGTGGTGAAAATACATCCTGCTCCTGATCTTTGGCTTGTATTACCTTTAAGAAAGATGACTAAACTGTCCCTGATTACGCATGAGTACATCATCACTCCTTTCTTGTCTAGGTGCACATATTTTCATGCACAGGTGGTCCTCTGCTCTTCAGAATGCCATTGAGAACTCTGGATtgggaaaataatttcaatCCAGCAATCCAACACAAGGTCTGGTCTAGCTCCAAGGGACAAGAGGAACTTGGGTTTGGCTGATTTCTGCATCCTGTCGAAGCAGTTGGTGAGGTGTCTGATGTAGTTTGAAGGCAACCAGAGCTTGTGAGGAGTCACATGACTGCTTCTCTGCATCCTCAGAGCTAACGGAGACCAAGCTTGAGTGCTGCTGATCCTTCAACAGGTTTGTCCATTTGAGGAGCAAGCACAGGTCCTCCTTGAAGTGGGGATTAAACAGTATGTAGAGCAGGGGATTCAGGCAAGCAGGAAGGGGTACAATGAGAAGCAAGATGGACTTGGCCACTTCTGGGCTGATAAAAGAAAGGCTGAGAAGGGAGCAGAAGGAGAGGAATGCCATGGGAAAGTAGAGCAAGCAGTTGGTGAACAGGAGACAGGCCACATGCTTGATCATGGAGCTCTCCATGAAGTGGACCATCTCACCCTTCCCCAGGCTGAGTCTGGTGTAAGAGAAGGTCATGACAAAGTAGCAGAGCAGGTTTAGAAGAACCAGGGCCACCATGAAGCCCAGGCTGGAAGGTTCCCCAAAGGGCAGTGGAAGGCAGAGTGAGGAAACACCGTATTCGCCAATGTGCAGCAAAGGCAGGACCGTGATGACTAGAGCAAGGCTGAAGCAGAGAGCTGAAATGGCCTTGATGTTGTTCATGGAAGACGCTCCGGTTTTGACACTCTTGGAGCTCCGTGCGGAGAGGTCTTGCTCTAGAGTGGCAGTTGTCAGCAGGAAGACACAAGTCTCGCCAGCAAAGACAGACAAGAAACCTGTGATTTTGCACCCCATGCCATTTTCCCACCAGGCCCCATACTGGGCAAAGCTGCCGAACGTCAGAGCATCCACCACGGCCAGCATGCCACTTGACAGGCCCATGAGGCTGTTGATTATGGCCAAAAGGCCTATGAGGTGCTTGGCTGGAGATACAAAGGCAGGGGAAAGGAAGATGGTAGCTGCCACTAAGCCATTGCAGACCAATGACAGCACCACAATGATCCACACTGCACATCGGATAATCCAGCTTCCAAACAGGTGATGACATGGGCGGAAAGGTCctagagaaacaaaaacagacccTAGTGGGTAAATgataaaacatgtaaattgcatgtacacacacacactgtctgaactgcttgtcccgtatagggccgcggggagctggagcctaacccagcaacatagggcgcaaggctggagggggaggggacacacccaggacgggacaccattccaccgcaaggcaccccaagcaggactcaaaccccagacccaccagagaacaggatccggttcaacccactgcgcaaccgCACCTCCCtaaattgcatttatatttttagtaaaatactagtttcactgaaaactgaattATGAGCCTTTCTCCTCTTGGTACATGGGTGTTCCTATGTTGGCAATGTACTCATGTTGTAGAATCCAGCATGTTAGAtcacttcctgctgctgtctctgtATGGCACTCTAAACCACAACCTGTGTGATTCTCCCACCTGGTGCTGGGGAGCACTGGACAGACTGCTTGGATTTGGGGTTTTCCTCAAGCTCCAGGAGAAGATCCTCAAGGCTGTAGTCTTCTGGAATCCCATGAAATCACAGACTGGTTAAAATGGTCTGTAGCCAATACATGGTTTTAACAGCTGGAAAAAACAGCTGTGGTTTGATTTAATGTGATTAGTGACTACAGCTCATTAATTCCATTACATGGAAGATCCCTAGAAAGTGCTCATATGTTCATAGTGTGTTTGCTACTGATACAATATCTGTGCACCTTCAGGTCTGTTGAGTACATGCGCAATGTCGGCATCTCTCCTGCTTTGGAGCTCTCTGCCACTGCTCTCCTCTGTGTCCCAGAGCTTTGCGGACCTCTCACAGGCCACAAAGGCACAGCACTGGAAGGCATAGGGCATCTCCATAACCCTAGATATGCCAAGGAAGATGAGATAAATACACTCTAATACAAACTtccatttaataaattaaattcctctaataccagtaaaaatttccacagcaatgaatgaataaataatgctgCAGTAAATCCCACAATTATGACGGTACAAGATTTTTAGAAAGTAATTATTTTCTGCATCTACAGTGGTCGGAGCTCTTTCAGTAGGAGTGTGTTCCTAGGAAGAACTGAGGTGTTGTGGCTATGGTTACCTCTACCTGAGCTTGGGGAAATCTTCAGCAGACATCAGCTCCCGGAGATCACCATTACCAGACAGTTTCAGGTGCGTGAGCCCACCAAGTCCTGCTGTAGGTAGGGACGACAGTGCATTGGAACTGAGGTCCCTAGGGTGAAATGAAGGAGAAGGGACTGGGTCATGGACAAGCGCTGATGATATGAGGGTCTTGTCCAGGCAGACAAACACAGATGGATGAAGTAACATGGATGTAAATGCTCACAATTTGGACAGCAACGGTAGGTCAGCGAAGGCATGTGGCTCCACACTGCGTACTCTGTTCCAAGAcaagtcactatggagaaacagaaagaaagattgATTGACAGGATGAAGAATATTTGTCTGTAAGGATTCAGAAAGAGTTTATAATGCTGAAACTTTGAAAAGGACACTCTTGGAAAACATGCCCTTTATGGTACTTGTCGCTATGACACTTCAGTGTGATTTTCCTGTATATTAAATACAAGGACAACATGTAAATatagatatacagtactgtTTATCAGATCACATTTCCCTGGTCACAAtccaaaatgaggaaaaaattgCAAAGTTACTGACATccagaaaaaaagtcaaactaaaccaattcaactaaactaaactaacCAATTAAACCAAACGTGGTCTTATGCTTTGTCTTCCTCAATATGCAATGTGAAGACGAAATCTGTACGACATCTCTATTAATAGGCTAAACTGGCCCTTGGAAGGTAAGGCATGCTCTCTGTTTGACTAAAATGGTTCATTCACTCAATCGGTTCCACAAACTTCCTGACTGAAACATCTCATCCTTTTTCCTGGGAGAAAGCAGCTTAGTATATAGACCAGTTCAGCTGGACTCCTGTTCTTGCAAACAGGGTCTGGGTTTTAGTGGAATTCTGTGAATACTGCAAGGTGTTAATACTTTGATTgcaagtaaaaacacagtgcatTAGGATGTCCGAAGACCTTTTCCTGCCAATCCAAATATAATTTGGATTGTCTCATAACcccaaggaaaacaaaaaaagcttacAGATTGTGTATGTGGTAATGACGCATCACCCAGAATGGAGGGAAACTGCTAGCAAAAAGCACACTAATGCTTGTTATGGTGCGTCATCTATACTGTTGGTAATTTGATAGTTCCAGCACTCTGTATGTGAAATGACTGCTATAGAACTAGGATCCTCAGGTGGCCAGCTGTGACAGCACATTGCTCTAGTTCCCTGTAGCCCGCAGATCGATCACTGTGTGTGGCACATTGTGTTTTTACACTTCCTATGAGAGACTCATCCAAAAATATAGTAGTGAAGAAAAAGGCCCTCTTTTTCGGATATAATATTGAAACTTTTATACAGGCCACGTAGTACAGCTGTGTAGTAGGAGCTTCAACTGTACTGTATGATTATTACTAAATAGACTTTAATCAGAGAACATGCATGaacgaaatacacacacacagaaactgcttgtcccgagcagggttgcggcaagccagagcctaacccggcaacacagggcgtaaggctggagggggggaggggacacacccaggacgggacgccagtccaatgcaaggcaccccaagcgggactcgaaccccagacccaccagagagcaggcagaggccaagcctgccgcaccaccgcgctccccccctgaacaaaatacagaaatgcagcTAAATGATTATGTTATTATTTGCTTTGTATTTGAAATGATGGGGGAGGTGTGGTGTGGTgatgcggtgggtttggctggtgcccccTGTGTGGAGGAACTGCATGCCTCTGGACTCTGTGAGGAAGCTGGAGGTCCTAGAGGAAGCCTATGCAGCAGAAGGAGAACCTGCAAACCACACAGAGatggagctggatttgaacctgcctGAACAGCTAAGAGGACAACAATAATCTAATAAAGAATGCCAAAAAAGCCTTAGACTCTGAAAGGATGGAAGTATCAGTTCTGTGGTCAGCAGTTCACACTTGATGTGCCCTCAGTTTAATATAGCTAGATTATAGTCTTTGTGTTGGTTTTCTTGTGGATAATGgggaagaataataaaataataagaagaataataaaaagaatcTTAAAGTCTGCCATCACTGTTCCCTGCCTGGCCAGTCTCGGAACCTGGAAAGCTGGACGTGCCACAAGCCTCAATTATCTTGTTTTTGACACTGCTGTGGGCTTTCTGAAAAGTATGATTTTTCAGAAGACAAGTAGTATGGCAGCAGTGTGTCACATTGGTGCGTTCGCTTGACCTCAGAGACCTGTTGTTAAGATGACTTGTTACATCCACTGCGCTACTGTGTTTTGAGAGTACCCTGGGAGTACTGGAGTTGGGTTTTGGGAATGCTGGAAggtaaacacaaagaagaaaagcTGGCTACTGGAATAAGCCTTGCTGAGGAACATAACAGATGAGATTCAGCATCTTTTTAGTACCCATACAGAGCACTTACAGGGACCTCAGTTCCATCAGGCCTTGGAATGTTCCAGCGCGGACCTCCAGGATTTCATTGTGATGGAGgtcactggaaaaaaacagcaggaacatTAACGCCAACAAATAAAAAGTCTTTGTAGGATCACTACATTTATGTGGGGTGAGAACATGTATAATCTAAGTCTgttaacatccatccattccatCCTTACATTTTCTGGATCTTTCTGCAACTGCTGAAGCTGGGGAGATCTTGGATGATGTTGTATGAAAGatccctgcagacacacagagatgGTTAGAAACCACCATTTATTAACTTGGAACTCCTGCAcagatgaaaaaaactgaaaaaatattatgtCATCATGTTACTCACAGGACTTGCAGTTTAGTTAAGTGATCACATAGAGTGCCAGGCAGAGAAGAAAGCCTCGCTCTGGTAATGGTCCTAGTCAGAATTAAAGTGAGGTCATTAGAACTATGGAAATAGCTGTGTGCCTCTACATAACTGTTGCTCAACAAAAATTTCAGAGTACAGCAGAACTAATTGCTGTTGAGAGACTTCGAAAGCCGTGGCCATTAATCACACGTCAAGATGATTAGGTTTGCCAGCAGAACCTTATTACCTGTGATTAATATTTATGAGTTTTATAACCAAATCCTTGAAAATAAGACCAGTCTGGTTTGTTTTATTCATAGATTACAGCAGCTGCATTGTGGTTCTGACTCTATTCAGGCTCGAGTGTGAAGTGTGTAGATCACGGACTGTGGTTTGGACCCACAGGCTTTCCAGGCTGGTGGTGCCGGTGAGGTCTGGAAACTCTGTGATTTCTGAGGCCCTGTTGAGAGACCTGGAGAGCACAGGGCACTTAGGGATTGCATGGTGAAAGTCTGCAGTTTCCCTTGAACTTCATCAACAGTGCGAggacaaatacaaaaaaataaaaaatggcacTGGACAATTCTGAACACTCACAACATTCGTAGTTCTGGAAGATGCTGGAAGGCGGACTTGCCGACGAACTTGATGGGATTGTCATAAAATAATCTGCAGAGAACAAAGAGGAAAACTTGTGAAACAGATTGCAAATTTGTAGGATCTGAATGTGGGGGCTTAAGTGTATGGGAAGAATAGCACCACCCACCTACCAGTTGATGTTGATTTCAAAGAAATTACAACTCACAAAAGAACTCTAAAAACTGCAGAAGAAGGCATTCCCACTGCACAAAACAGTCAGTTGCACTGTTAAAGACCCTGCTGACTGACCCTTCATTTTTGGATGAAGTACAAGATTCATCCTGCCAATCTAAGCTTGAACCCTGGTGATTGGGAGTAACGAAAGccattacacaaaaaaattacgCAATTACTCAAGTAAATATTTACCAAACCAAACGTGTCATGCAAAGGCATGGGCTTATAGCAGTCTTTTGACACAGCATTACATATAGACTTACTGTGTAAGATACTACAGTGTTCTGTGAATAATGTCTCATAGTAGAAACCCTTAGAAACTGAAGGCACAGAATTGTCATTTGTTCAGCTTTTTGAAATGTACTAAAATTTACTGACCTCCATAAATGTGACCGTATGACTCTATAAATGCTAAAACAATAAGCACAAATGAGAACTTCAGAGCCATGCAATAAAAACGATTACAATAAACACGCATCAGGCTCATCTTTTTTTATCTCACTACACTATACTAAAACATTGTATCTGAATTAAAATTGtattcagtttatttactgTTTGGACCTCAGTAACTATGAGCACATATGGatgtaataatttgaaaaagGACACAGTGGTTTTACAGTTTTCATTGTTGTGAGTTGGTGGAAGGTGGAAAAACACCAGTCTAGAACGTCAACTACATGGCTTAATGTATAATGTCACATCATTTTAGCCACAACCTCTAGCTGACATGCTTTAGGAAATCTCCTCAAAAGGTCTCTTACCAGCTGGGCTCAACTGCAGAAGGGAAACTTTTGACCATGAAGGGATGAGAGAAATGCATCCCCACAAAGACTCGGGAGTTGCACGTAACTGCTGCTATTTTGTTCAGGATTCACTTTATTGTTTATCTACTTTTCGCtatttttcagaacaaattGCATGAAGCATTTCAGTTTACTGTCCCCTTCACATTGTGACAAACacaatattgtaacgacctgtgtCACCGGGAGTTTGAGCAGGGAAAATGGttttattgtaagtagctggaTTGTGGGTAAGTAAAACAGAATTGTGTTGAACCGCTGTGCAGACTCAAGGGGAATATAAAGGGGTGAGTGTCATCAACGAGGACGGGAGACAGAAGGTGGGGTTTGTACCCAAGTGCGGGTTTGTTTGTTTCGGagcaaaacacagcagcagacagAGAACGAAGGTCATGGACGGGCGTAGGTCTTCCGAGGCGCAGGCATCGTTTTCAGGGGTGAAGCAGATCTCAGAAACTGGGTGAACAAGAAGGGCTCAGAAGCCGGGAGAGTGAGGAACAATGAATAGGGAACTAGGAACAGAACGCTGAGTCACAGGACCAGCAGGTAGGCGTTGTAAGATTCCGCAACCCTGTGCAGTGACTGCGCTCCATTTATACCTGGCCACTCAGATTAGCAACAGGTGTGGTCACTTGGCTTGCTGTCGTGGGCATGACACTGAGTGTGTTGGCcggcaaaaagaagaaaaaaagcctgAGGGGTGCGAAGCAGGCTGgtaaggctggcttgaggtgcaagtccttgaggaaaaggagtccttggaccgagagctgTGCGCTGGTATTCTAATAAACGCTTGTAATAAATGATGTCCGTGCCTCCTTCATCCCCCCATCAGAGAACAGCGTGCTACAATATGCACAAGAGTACAATACACACTGAGTGGGACCTACATCATCTGCAAGGAAGGATTTCCAGTGAAGGCCTTCTCTGGAATGGACCTGATGTTGTTACTGTGAAAGCTCCTGTAACAGTATAAGACAGTCAGAGATGAGCAGGGCACCCCCAAATGATGAAGAGAATGCAAAGCATCATGGGTACTCACAGCTCTTTCAGGTTTGTCAGGGCTTTGATGGCAAATGGGAAATCGAGCAGACTGTTGTAGTTCAGGTCTCTGCAAGGTATTACATAAATGGAATATTTCGTCACAGTTTACCTGTTATAAAAGTAGTGGTAAACGTAATTTGAGAAGGGGTATAATGTTTATGTGctgtggcgcaacgggtttggcttATGACTGtgctctggcaggtctgggggtttgagtcccacttgaggtgctttgtgacggactggtgtcctgccctgggtgtgtcccctcccccctcagccttgcgccctgtgtttccaggttaggctccggcatgctgcaaccctgcttgggacgagtggtttcagtctgtgtgtataaTGTTTGTTAACCCCTGATGATATATCCTCCTCCCCTTTTAATAATTCAGTCCCAGCTGGAGTGGATGGCAGTACTAGCATGAATAAACCCCATGCTGCCCAGCTCTTCATTTCAGTGGGTGTCTTCATTTCTCATACTGAAGGTTAAGTCAGCAAACTTTCCCCTAATAAACTGCCACTAGCTGACCATTATCTGTCTTTTCTTCTTGTTGCACACCCTGTGCAAAATTGCATTTTACAATGAAAAGTAACAGGGAAATGCTACAGGCATCAACAAGGCAATTGAAACCAGAGTGAAATACTGCAGTGGGCTGTCAGCAAATACCTGTTTTCAAAATCTTGCAGTGCAGTGCAATACAGAATATTGGCAGTGTTAGTAATCATATCAGCCATCAGGTCATCAGATACCAGCTAAGGGGAACTGTGGGAAGAGCAACCCTCCTTCTCTCTGGATCTACAGTAACTTCACTTCTTTCCCTATACTGTTTGCTTCTGTATTCAGTTTAAACAACTTAGAGGTGAACTCACAATGTTTCCAGGCTTCGGAGCCCATCGAAGCACTTCTCTCCCAGTGAGTGGATTTTGTTGTTATGGAGGTGTCTGTGGGGGAGGTAGGAGGGGGAACATTCAAAACAGCAGCTCTCCCATGGCCCCAGTGAGTTCTGGTAAGTAGCCaggtttaaaacaaataaatacacaacaaGGCATTCTTAATATATGCAAATTACTCCCAGTCATTATAGTGCATCAAAAGAATAGTTGGGgaaaatacatataatatagAAAGAATAATCATTTTTTCCCAAAGGGGTTATATGGGCATACAATAATATCATGACTAAGACTTTGAAGTTAAAACAGGAGATTAAATAAATCTCTACAATGAATGAAACTTCATTCTTGAGTATGTTTTTTTTACcagcaaaagaaaatgaaactctCTTTGCTTTGTGAAATTGTGTATAAATTTGGATCCTCCTGCTCTGGACTTGGGAGCAGGACTGTATCCTACGTACAGGCTGTGGAAAGCAGTATGGCGTTGGCTGCCTCCATATGCTGTGCTCTCTCTGTGCCTCGTCGCAGGACAAATTAATTTCAGGAGCTCCACTACTCCCCAGTGCCGAGCCAGAAAGTCCCCAGGAGCAAAATCAAATTTCAACACTAACCCAGTGCTGAGGGGAGCAGCAGAGCACTGATTTCtaagtattattttgtttgacttctctgttttgtgtgcatgtgtgtgtctatgtgcaATAGTTAGTGGGGGGTAGGCTGCAGCAGGGTTGGGATCCTTGGGATTCTTTCCTTCATAGCTCCCATGAGGGTGGGCAAAGCTCTGTTGTGGAATTCTCCTCCCAATGTACTGTAAGAACCATGGCACTATGAGCCATCAAAACAGGACTTCAAACCTCAGATACAGGCCCCCTTCCGTGAATCACAATTGGCATTACCTCCAACATATGTgatttcaataaaatacactcCCATTCAAATGAGCACATGATGGCTACAGTTTGCAGACCCAAGCTCCATTTTTTATGCTCAGATGACAGTAAAACCATCAGGCATCAAGGAAACTTTATAACTTGTTACGGACGAAAAGGGAATAAAACAAGGGCCAGATCACGATTTGATTCCCTCAAGAATGTACGTGTCACAAGG
Above is a genomic segment from Scleropages formosus chromosome 5, fSclFor1.1, whole genome shotgun sequence containing:
- the LOC108942205 gene encoding leucine-rich repeat-containing G-protein coupled receptor 5-like, with product MPPRSLLLSLLLAVAEPRRTAAKGLRHGGCPSRCHCEADGARLRVDCSDLGLTALPANLSVFTSYLDLSMNSLAPLTAGALAEFRFLEELRLAGNGLTHIPEGAFSGLGGLKVLMLQNNQLQRVPCEALQNLRNLQSFRLDANHIHSAPPGCFHGLVSLRHLWLDDNALTEVPVQALAELSSLQAMTLALNKIRHIPDHAFANLSSLVVLHLHNNKIHSLGEKCFDGLRSLETLDLNYNSLLDFPFAIKALTNLKELSFHSNNIRSIPEKAFTGNPSLQMILFYDNPIKFVGKSAFQHLPELRMLSLNRASEITEFPDLTGTTSLESLTITRARLSSLPGTLCDHLTKLQVLDLSYNIIQDLPSFSSCRKIQKIDLHHNEILEVRAGTFQGLMELRSLDLSWNRVRSVEPHAFADLPLLSKLDLSSNALSSLPTAGLGGLTHLKLSGNGDLRELMSAEDFPKLRVMEMPYAFQCCAFVACERSAKLWDTEESSGRELQSRRDADIAHVLNRPEEDYSLEDLLLELEENPKSKQSVQCSPAPGPFRPCHHLFGSWIIRCAVWIIVVLSLVCNGLVAATIFLSPAFVSPAKHLIGLLAIINSLMGLSSGMLAVVDALTFGSFAQYGAWWENGMGCKITGFLSVFAGETCVFLLTTATLEQDLSARSSKSVKTGASSMNNIKAISALCFSLALVITVLPLLHIGEYGVSSLCLPLPFGEPSSLGFMVALVLLNLLCYFVMTFSYTRLSLGKGEMVHFMESSMIKHVACLLFTNCLLYFPMAFLSFCSLLSLSFISPEVAKSILLLIVPLPACLNPLLYILFNPHFKEDLCLLLKWTNLLKDQQHSSLVSVSSEDAEKQSCDSSQALVAFKLHQTPHQLLRQDAEISQTQVPLVPWS